One window from the genome of Chloroflexota bacterium encodes:
- a CDS encoding DUF87 domain-containing protein, whose translation MDGVKLGVCEVMGQEMDEPKLGAFAGALNACDFPFQLLIRQHPPRLDGLRTNLTAAQPEGLPPQTRAAAESLGRLLTDLEARDGILDRRFYAVCEFARVDELRGLLARGGLSVHPLSGRRLRMFLVSAALGGTPGEFDPEAVVEVGINRRNARVGDRLVRSLHLGKWPRSLAPGFLQGLMAAGAPMDLSIHLGPIPAEQAARTLEWQKVRFESAQSLSLKRGRTLSPEAEIALEDVTRLRDEVQRGRERLFHSSLSVTLHASDADALKEMTQRAKGHFAATLGKLDNLTFRQRVGLLSTMPLAMNAVAAWRTLDTSSLARLFPFSPPDLDTRSGTLYGIDMRACAPVVYDPWDGTHLNANTAVLARSGSGKSFATKLGVLRGLCRGVTAYVIDPEGEYADMARAAGGRVLSPGVPGQGMNPFVIDRGDSEELLQRIGSLRRLIEVMIGERLSADRRATLDHALAGYYAQSRERTGFRDFYAYLEGEAEDLSRLLRPFATGSLRNLLSDEGDDLLGNEALVTVFDLRLLEPELRPAAAMVCTETVWAAAAQDPKPRLLVVDEVWSIMQHPEGAAFMVSMAKRARKHRLGLQFITKDVQDLLSEDSSRAITGHSGRALLQNAAFKLLLQQDAAAISTVGDAFDLPEELQRWLLSCPRGDGLLLSKGHRFPVRIEATPEETEVIEWTPGRR comes from the coding sequence TTGGACGGCGTGAAGCTGGGCGTGTGTGAGGTGATGGGACAGGAGATGGACGAGCCGAAGCTCGGAGCCTTCGCTGGCGCGCTTAACGCCTGCGACTTCCCGTTCCAGCTGCTCATAAGGCAGCACCCTCCCAGACTCGACGGGCTGAGGACGAATCTCACAGCGGCGCAGCCGGAGGGCTTGCCCCCGCAGACGCGGGCGGCGGCCGAGTCACTCGGCAGGCTGCTCACCGACCTTGAAGCGCGGGACGGCATCCTCGACAGGCGCTTTTATGCCGTCTGCGAGTTCGCCCGCGTGGACGAGCTGCGCGGCCTGCTCGCGCGGGGCGGGCTGTCCGTTCACCCGCTCAGCGGACGCCGGCTCAGGATGTTCCTGGTGTCGGCCGCGCTCGGCGGCACGCCGGGCGAGTTCGACCCGGAGGCCGTCGTAGAAGTGGGGATTAACCGCCGCAACGCGCGCGTCGGAGACCGGCTCGTGCGCTCGCTGCACCTGGGCAAGTGGCCGCGCTCGCTCGCCCCCGGCTTCCTCCAGGGGCTGATGGCGGCGGGCGCGCCGATGGACCTGTCCATCCATTTGGGGCCGATACCGGCTGAGCAGGCGGCGAGAACCCTCGAGTGGCAGAAGGTGAGATTCGAGTCGGCGCAGAGCCTTTCGCTCAAGCGCGGGCGCACGCTGTCGCCGGAGGCGGAGATCGCCCTGGAGGACGTGACCCGGCTCAGGGACGAGGTGCAGCGCGGCAGGGAGCGGTTGTTCCACTCGTCGTTGTCGGTGACGTTGCACGCGAGCGACGCCGATGCGCTCAAGGAGATGACCCAGCGCGCGAAGGGACACTTCGCCGCCACGCTGGGCAAACTCGACAACCTGACCTTCCGCCAGCGCGTGGGCCTGCTTTCGACTATGCCCCTGGCGATGAACGCGGTCGCGGCCTGGCGCACGCTGGACACGTCCAGCCTAGCGAGGCTGTTCCCCTTCTCGCCGCCCGACCTCGACACGCGCAGCGGCACCCTGTACGGCATCGACATGCGCGCCTGCGCCCCGGTCGTGTACGACCCCTGGGACGGAACGCACCTGAACGCGAACACAGCGGTGCTTGCAAGGTCGGGAAGCGGCAAGTCGTTCGCCACCAAGCTGGGAGTGCTCAGAGGCCTGTGCAGAGGAGTGACCGCCTACGTCATCGATCCCGAGGGTGAATACGCGGACATGGCGCGCGCAGCCGGAGGACGGGTGCTGTCGCCCGGAGTACCCGGACAGGGCATGAACCCGTTCGTGATCGACAGGGGCGACTCGGAGGAGCTCCTCCAGCGCATCGGCAGCCTCAGACGGCTAATCGAGGTGATGATCGGAGAGCGGCTGTCGGCAGACCGCCGCGCCACCCTCGACCACGCGCTGGCGGGCTACTACGCACAGTCCAGGGAGCGCACCGGCTTCAGAGACTTCTACGCCTACCTCGAAGGAGAGGCCGAAGATCTCTCCAGACTGCTGAGGCCATTCGCCACCGGCAGCCTGCGCAACCTGCTCTCCGACGAGGGAGACGACCTGCTGGGCAACGAGGCGCTGGTGACCGTATTCGACCTGCGGCTGCTCGAACCCGAGCTCAGGCCCGCCGCCGCGATGGTATGCACCGAGACGGTGTGGGCAGCGGCGGCGCAGGATCCCAAGCCCCGCCTGCTGGTCGTCGACGAGGTGTGGTCCATCATGCAGCACCCGGAGGGCGCAGCCTTCATGGTGTCCATGGCCAAGCGCGCCCGCAAGCACCGCCTCGGTCTCCAGTTCATCACCAAGGACGTGCAGGACCTTCTCTCGGAGGACTCGTCCAGGGCCATTACCGGCCACTCCGGCCGGGCGCTGCTGCAGAACGCCGCCTTCAAGCTGCTTCTCCAGCAGGACGCGGCGGCGATCAGCACGGTCGGAGACGCCTTCGACCTGCCGGAGGAGCTGCAGCGCTGGCTGCTGTCCTGCCCGCGCGGGGACGGGCTACTGCTGTCGAAGGGACACCGCTTCCCGGTGCGCATCGAGGCCACGCCGGAGGAGACCGAGGTGATCGAGTGGACTCCGGGCAGGCGCTGA